In one window of Prevotella fusca JCM 17724 DNA:
- a CDS encoding GIN domain-containing protein — translation MNTTLSKTIRISLILAACLFVFSSCIRKKADYGKVVTKNIPVEKFHELNVAALVPVHIIQGKECSIKVKGPEELLSYMNFHVVEGKLVIQMKELDSAFGIPFYSFKTDKLTSKIEVYVTAPTFTHMLLEGSSPIIFPDSITLDKLNITSNFGSSININKMMINQLNISINGVSDVNIKSLTAKQANFDISGNSDIKMNSGHVDNTSFSIAGNADLKIRNLTAKKARFAVPGNADLDVNFNRTDTASFYIMGNADGKVTGTTRQPIQTITEGKAVIKDETTRIK, via the coding sequence ATGAATACTACATTATCAAAAACAATCAGAATCAGTCTTATTCTCGCTGCCTGCCTGTTCGTTTTCAGTTCCTGCATCCGTAAGAAAGCAGACTATGGGAAGGTGGTTACCAAGAATATCCCTGTTGAAAAGTTCCATGAATTAAATGTTGCAGCATTAGTTCCAGTTCATATCATACAAGGCAAGGAATGCAGTATAAAGGTAAAAGGACCGGAAGAACTGCTTTCATATATGAACTTCCATGTTGTAGAAGGAAAACTGGTTATCCAAATGAAGGAGCTGGATTCTGCATTTGGTATACCTTTCTATTCCTTCAAAACAGATAAACTAACCAGCAAAATTGAAGTTTATGTCACTGCTCCTACCTTTACACACATGTTATTGGAAGGCTCCTCACCCATCATTTTCCCAGACTCTATTACACTTGACAAGCTGAATATTACTTCTAACTTTGGGAGTAGTATCAACATAAATAAAATGATGATAAATCAGCTGAACATTTCCATTAATGGTGTTAGTGATGTAAATATCAAGAGTCTGACCGCCAAGCAAGCCAATTTTGACATCTCTGGGAACAGTGACATTAAAATGAACTCCGGACATGTAGACAATACCTCTTTCTCCATAGCAGGTAATGCTGACCTGAAAATAAGAAATCTGACAGCTAAGAAAGCCCGCTTTGCTGTTCCAGGGAATGCAGACTTAGACGTAAACTTCAACCGCACGGACACGGCATCCTTCTACATAATGGGTAATGCTGATGGCAAGGTCACGGGGACAACACGTCAGCCTATACAAACGATAACAGAGGGTAAAGCCGTTATCAAAGACGAAACAACAAGAATTAAATAA
- a CDS encoding histidine-type phosphatase, whose protein sequence is MRKYLILLCMMTFLSSLHINAQSFRKEIDEKPELSASNGLAYPAPSGRLTAPPTGYVPVYISHYGRHGSRYLLSGKDYLRPLQVLERADSAGVLSGKGREVMAKIRRMYAESYKRWGELTPLGAEQHRQIARRMYERFPSVFSDSVWIDAKSTVVIRCILSMENALQELLRHNPRLRIRHDASDYDMYYMNLSDKKLAQQRENEEVKKAMKDWEKRHLDNKPLMSRLFKDADYVDRNIEVERLAHDLFGLAGIVQNSEIRHSLSLYDAFTPDERYRLWQRANVWWYLHFAGAPQNGGKQPFSQRNLLRRMITEADSCLALPHPGASLRFGHETMVMPLACLLDLNGSYVQVSQVDSLEAKGWIDSRIFPMAANIQLVFYKKSKNPNADVLVKVLLNEEEATLPFSATSTPYYYKWSDFRKFYLARLDSYQEQ, encoded by the coding sequence ATGAGAAAATATCTTATTCTGCTGTGTATGATGACGTTCCTGTCATCTCTGCACATCAATGCACAATCGTTCAGAAAGGAAATTGATGAAAAGCCAGAACTGTCGGCAAGCAATGGTCTTGCCTATCCTGCGCCTTCAGGCAGACTTACTGCACCCCCGACAGGTTATGTTCCCGTTTACATCTCCCATTATGGGCGGCACGGCTCACGCTATCTCCTTTCCGGGAAGGATTATTTGCGCCCTTTGCAGGTTCTTGAACGGGCTGACTCGGCAGGTGTGCTTAGCGGTAAAGGCAGGGAGGTGATGGCGAAAATACGCCGTATGTATGCTGAGTCATACAAGCGTTGGGGCGAACTGACACCCTTAGGTGCTGAGCAGCATCGGCAGATTGCACGGCGAATGTATGAGCGTTTTCCATCCGTCTTCAGTGACTCGGTGTGGATAGATGCCAAGTCTACGGTTGTCATCCGCTGCATCCTGTCAATGGAGAACGCACTTCAGGAACTTCTGCGACACAATCCACGTCTGCGTATCCGCCACGATGCCAGTGATTACGATATGTATTATATGAATCTTTCAGACAAGAAACTCGCTCAGCAACGAGAGAACGAGGAGGTAAAGAAGGCGATGAAAGACTGGGAGAAACGGCATTTAGACAACAAACCCTTGATGTCACGTCTTTTCAAGGATGCTGATTATGTGGACAGGAACATTGAAGTAGAACGACTGGCACACGACCTCTTTGGGCTTGCCGGTATCGTGCAGAACTCAGAGATACGCCATTCACTGTCGCTATATGACGCCTTTACGCCCGATGAACGTTATCGTCTTTGGCAGCGTGCCAACGTATGGTGGTACCTGCACTTTGCCGGTGCACCGCAGAACGGTGGTAAACAACCTTTCTCCCAGCGTAATCTCTTGCGCAGGATGATTACTGAGGCGGATTCTTGTCTTGCCCTTCCGCATCCGGGAGCGTCGCTGCGCTTCGGGCATGAAACGATGGTTATGCCGTTGGCTTGTCTGCTCGACCTCAACGGAAGTTATGTGCAGGTGTCGCAAGTAGACAGTCTTGAAGCAAAAGGATGGATAGATTCGCGCATCTTCCCGATGGCTGCCAACATCCAGCTTGTTTTCTACAAGAAATCGAAGAATCCTAATGCTGATGTCCTTGTGAAGGTGCTGCTCAACGAGGAAGAGGCTACGCTGCCGTTCTCAGCAACCTCTACTCCTTATTATTATAAGTGGAGTGACTTTAGAAAGTTTTATCTGGCAAGGCTCGACAGTTATCAGGAGCAGTAG
- a CDS encoding metallophosphoesterase produces MKANLKELLLPILLFCLLLILPDVYVWWKYLMPSGTIWLSIVWYLPSAVTITTFYLFRSGIYHNTLLRAFIGMILCLDLPKLLFTLLQFILPTTVSLLCAIALIAVFIYGFFFGWRRIVVRTATCESPLLPLSFDGYRILQLSDLHLGTYQRNPGFIKKLVRIVNEQKPDLVVFTGDLVNVRADEVLPFLADLSKITAPDGVYSVMGNHDYCEYGMETNNVNKHNERQGAFAKEPTALRNQRVLEYLEEKIGWHLLMNEHVNIIRIRQEDGINKSESISLIGVENISRPPFKTMGDLSKAMEGLVNGTFKILLSHDPTHWRRGVLHKTDIALTLSGHTHAGQLKIGRFSPVKWAYNEWGGKYVEDGSMLHVSLGIGGTVPFRFGAWPEVNVIKLTSKQ; encoded by the coding sequence ATGAAAGCTAATCTCAAGGAACTGTTACTGCCCATCTTGCTGTTCTGCCTGCTGCTCATCCTACCGGATGTATATGTATGGTGGAAGTATCTGATGCCGTCAGGCACCATCTGGCTCAGCATTGTGTGGTATCTGCCGTCAGCAGTAACCATTACGACTTTCTACCTTTTCCGCTCAGGCATTTACCACAACACCCTCCTGCGTGCTTTCATCGGTATGATTCTCTGTCTTGATCTTCCCAAACTGCTGTTTACCCTATTGCAATTCATCCTGCCGACAACAGTTTCCCTGCTATGCGCCATAGCCTTGATAGCCGTCTTCATCTATGGTTTCTTTTTTGGATGGCGACGTATTGTCGTACGCACAGCAACCTGCGAATCGCCTCTGCTGCCCCTGTCGTTCGATGGCTATCGCATTCTGCAACTGAGCGACCTTCACCTCGGAACCTACCAACGGAACCCAGGCTTTATAAAGAAACTGGTCAGGATAGTAAACGAACAGAAGCCCGACCTGGTAGTCTTCACCGGCGACCTTGTCAACGTACGTGCCGATGAGGTACTCCCCTTCCTTGCCGACCTCAGTAAGATAACCGCACCCGACGGTGTCTACAGCGTCATGGGCAATCATGATTACTGCGAATACGGAATGGAAACAAATAATGTAAACAAGCACAACGAACGGCAGGGAGCCTTTGCAAAGGAACCGACAGCCCTACGTAACCAGCGTGTGCTGGAATATCTGGAGGAAAAGATTGGCTGGCATTTGCTCATGAACGAGCATGTCAACATCATTCGCATACGTCAGGAAGACGGGATCAACAAGAGTGAATCAATATCCCTTATCGGTGTTGAGAATATCAGCAGACCACCTTTCAAGACCATGGGCGACCTCTCGAAAGCCATGGAAGGACTGGTCAACGGGACATTCAAGATTCTTCTCAGCCACGACCCCACCCACTGGCGACGCGGTGTATTGCACAAGACTGACATCGCTCTTACCCTTTCAGGACATACACATGCAGGACAGCTCAAGATAGGCAGGTTCTCTCCTGTCAAGTGGGCATACAATGAATGGGGTGGAAAGTATGTTGAAGATGGTTCCATGCTCCATGTTTCTCTCGGCATCGGTGGCACTGTCCCCTTCCGATTCGGAGCATGGCCGGAGGTAAATGTAATAAAACTCACAAGCAAACAATAG
- a CDS encoding ABC transporter ATP-binding protein, with translation MIQVNELTFSYPGGKHNVFEGLNLQLNEDRIYGLLGKNGMGKSTLLYLIAGLLKPKNGSVIVDGYTASYRYPEMLQELYIVPEEYDLPSMSLAKYAKIHEDFYPHFNQETLKKCLADFEMPVDIDLKQLSMGQKKKVYMSFALATGCHLLLMDEPTNGLDIPSKALFRKVVAGNMAEDSSLIISTHQVHDVEQLLDHIIILDNSQVIVNASTEDITNDYTFGIRQPNEMDESVLYAEPSIQGNNVIARRQKGDNETTINLELLFNAATTGKLK, from the coding sequence ATGATTCAAGTAAATGAACTGACTTTCAGCTATCCCGGAGGCAAACACAATGTGTTCGAGGGACTGAATCTGCAACTCAACGAAGACCGCATCTACGGTCTGTTAGGCAAGAACGGAATGGGAAAGAGTACCTTGCTATACCTTATAGCCGGGCTTCTGAAACCCAAGAATGGCAGCGTCATCGTTGACGGCTACACTGCTTCGTACCGCTATCCAGAGATGTTACAGGAGCTGTACATTGTGCCGGAGGAGTATGACCTACCCAGTATGTCACTCGCAAAGTACGCAAAGATTCACGAAGATTTCTATCCCCACTTCAACCAAGAGACCCTTAAGAAGTGCCTGGCCGACTTCGAAATGCCTGTAGACATTGACCTTAAACAACTCTCTATGGGACAGAAAAAGAAGGTCTATATGAGTTTTGCACTTGCTACCGGCTGCCACCTGCTCCTGATGGACGAGCCTACTAACGGACTTGACATCCCGTCAAAGGCACTCTTCCGCAAGGTTGTGGCAGGCAATATGGCAGAAGATTCGTCGCTGATAATTTCTACTCATCAGGTGCACGACGTTGAGCAGCTGCTTGACCATATCATTATCCTTGATAATTCACAAGTAATTGTGAATGCGTCAACTGAGGATATAACAAATGATTACACCTTCGGAATCCGCCAGCCTAACGAGATGGACGAAAGCGTACTCTATGCAGAGCCATCCATTCAAGGCAACAATGTGATTGCACGACGTCAGAAGGGTGACAACGAGACTACTATCAATCTTGAATTGCTGTTCAATGCAGCAACAACAGGTAAACTTAAATAA
- a CDS encoding GntR family transcriptional regulator, with protein MNFENNKAIYEQMADRLCDEIIAGTYKADDRIPSVREYAVMLQVNTNTAVKAYELLSRKEIIYNRRGLGYFVSAGAREQIMTARRNTFLKQSLPSIFREMNLLGITMEEVEKEWNKTQQ; from the coding sequence ATGAATTTCGAGAATAACAAGGCTATCTATGAGCAAATGGCTGACCGCCTTTGCGATGAGATTATAGCCGGAACATATAAAGCTGACGACCGAATACCGTCTGTCCGGGAGTATGCCGTTATGCTGCAGGTGAATACCAACACGGCAGTAAAGGCCTACGAGCTGCTCTCCCGTAAGGAGATTATCTATAACCGGCGCGGTCTCGGTTACTTCGTCTCAGCTGGTGCACGTGAGCAGATTATGACTGCAAGGCGCAACACTTTCCTCAAACAGTCTCTTCCTTCCATCTTCCGTGAAATGAATCTGTTAGGAATAACAATGGAAGAGGTTGAAAAGGAATGGAACAAAACGCAACAATAA
- a CDS encoding C1 family peptidase, with product MKKNMLIACGLLGCALTLQAQMRDGGIDTQMLQQIQKAGLTTADRALSNAIATNAIDDLALNFPNAGPVDTYFSVETPKQNIHNQKSSGRCWLFTGLNVLRAKFARQHKDTLKVEYSHVYLSFYDQLEKANLMLQGVIDNAGKPIDDPRVQFFFKSPVSDGGTFCGVSDLVEKYGVVPMEAMPETYSAENTSRMAKIVSSKLREYGLELRKMVADKKSKAAIKARKTEMLGSIYHILSLSLGEPVKSFTFAFKDKNGKQIGKAKTYTPQEFYKETVGGPINGTFIMAMNDPRRPYYKTYEIEYDRHTYDGHNWKYVNLPMEEIAKMAIASLKDSTKMYTSYDVGKQLDRKRGYLDLDNYDYATLYGTTFPMNKADRISTFDSGSTHAMTLTAVDLDENGQPKKWKVENSWGGTYGQNGCLIMSNPWFNEYTFRLVVDNKYVPENILKASQQKPIMVVPEDPLFQEDM from the coding sequence ATGAAGAAGAATATGTTAATTGCCTGTGGGTTGCTGGGCTGTGCGCTCACGCTTCAGGCGCAGATGAGAGATGGTGGTATTGACACACAGATGCTTCAGCAGATTCAGAAAGCAGGACTGACGACGGCTGACCGTGCACTGTCGAATGCTATCGCTACAAATGCTATTGACGACCTTGCCCTTAACTTCCCCAATGCAGGTCCTGTGGACACCTACTTCAGTGTGGAAACGCCGAAGCAGAACATCCATAACCAGAAGAGCTCGGGACGTTGCTGGCTCTTTACGGGACTGAACGTGCTGCGTGCCAAGTTTGCCCGTCAGCACAAGGATACGTTGAAGGTGGAATATTCTCACGTTTATCTCTCTTTCTATGACCAGTTAGAGAAGGCTAATCTGATGCTGCAGGGTGTGATTGACAATGCTGGAAAGCCGATAGACGACCCACGCGTGCAGTTCTTCTTCAAGAGTCCGGTCAGTGATGGCGGTACGTTCTGCGGTGTGTCTGACCTTGTTGAGAAGTATGGTGTTGTTCCGATGGAGGCGATGCCTGAGACCTATTCGGCAGAAAACACCTCACGTATGGCAAAGATTGTATCTTCAAAACTGCGTGAATACGGTCTGGAACTGCGTAAGATGGTGGCTGACAAGAAGTCGAAGGCAGCTATCAAGGCACGCAAGACCGAGATGCTGGGCAGTATCTATCACATCCTGTCGCTTTCTCTGGGTGAGCCGGTGAAGAGCTTTACCTTTGCCTTCAAGGATAAGAACGGAAAGCAGATAGGCAAGGCAAAAACCTATACACCACAGGAATTCTATAAGGAAACGGTGGGCGGACCCATCAATGGAACTTTCATTATGGCAATGAATGATCCCCGCCGTCCTTACTATAAGACTTACGAAATTGAGTACGACCGCCATACATACGATGGTCATAACTGGAAGTATGTGAACCTTCCGATGGAGGAAATTGCGAAGATGGCAATCGCTTCGCTGAAGGATTCGACGAAGATGTACACCAGTTATGATGTGGGCAAGCAGCTCGACCGTAAGCGTGGTTATCTTGACCTTGACAACTATGACTATGCAACGCTCTACGGAACGACTTTCCCAATGAACAAGGCAGACCGCATTTCGACTTTCGACAGTGGTTCAACACATGCTATGACGCTCACGGCAGTTGACTTGGATGAGAACGGTCAGCCGAAGAAGTGGAAGGTTGAGAACTCATGGGGAGGCACTTACGGGCAGAATGGTTGCCTGATTATGAGCAACCCTTGGTTCAATGAATACACCTTCCGTCTGGTAGTTGACAACAAGTATGTTCCTGAGAACATTCTGAAAGCATCTCAGCAGAAGCCGATCATGGTTGTTCCTGAGGACCCGTTGTTCCAGGAGGATATGTAA